atatatatggaatttagaaagatggtaacaataaccctgtatgtgagacagcaaaagagacacagatgtatagaacagtctgttggactctgtgggagagggagagggtgggatgatttggggtaatggcattgaaacatgtataatatcatatatgaaacgaatcaccagtccaggttcaatgcatgatacaggatacttggggctggtgcactgggatgatccagagggatggtatggggagcaaggtgggaggggggttcaggatggggaacatgtgtacatcagaggcagattcatgttgctgtattgcaaagccaatacaatattataaagtaattaatgtccaattaaaataaataaatttatattaaaaaattcttttaatgtgCTGCTAGATTCCATTTGCTAATATTTGGTTGAGAAGTTTTATAAAGGctattggtctatagttttctattcttgtgatgtctttgtctggctttgataACAACATTACTAGTCTCATTGATGAGTTAGAAAAGTGTCCCCTCCTCCTGTTTAGAAGAGCCTGAGATAGATTTCTGTTAAttcctctttaaatatttggtagaattcaccagggaagcttttctGTGTTGGAATGTTTTTGGTTACTCttttaatctatattttttacaggtctgttcagattttctatttcttcttgaatgtGTTTTGGTAGTTTGTGTGTTTCTAGGAATATGTCCATTTCATCTAACTCATTGGCATATAATTCTTCATAGTAGtcttttataatcctttttatttctgtaaggttGGTGGTAAATGTCCCACATTTATTCTagattttagtaatttgaatattttttttcctggcacaATCTATTTAAGTTTGTCAACTTTTTTGATCCTTCCAAAGAACCAtctattgtttcatttattttttctatttttttctcttctctgttttatcaccactctaatttttatttctgttcttctttCAGCTTGCTTTGAATttagttttctctcctttttataatTCCTTAAGGTGGGCTAGTTAGGTTATGAATTGATATGCTTCTTTTTTCAAATGTAGGCCTTTGTAGGTATAAATTTCCCTCTGAGCACTGCTTTCACTGAATCTCATTagttttggtatgttgtgttttcattttcattaatctcAACATACTCTctaattttccttggtttatttcTTCAACCCGATGGTCATTTAGTaatgttatttaattttcacatatttgtatatttctgttttgagttCCAATTTCATTTCATTGTGATCAGAGGACATACTTAGTATGATTTCAATCTTCATACATTTATTGAGGCTTGTTTTGTGGCCTCACAAAATGTTTATCCTTGAGAATCTTTtatgtgcatttgagaagaatATGTATTATAGTGTGCTGTTTTGGGGTTGACTGTTCTACAGATGTTTGTAAGGTCTATTTAGTTTATAGTGTTGTTTGAGTCTTGTATTTCCTTCTTGATCTTCTATCAAGTCTTTCTATCAATTATTGAAAATGGAGTATTGAAGTCTCCAGCTATTACTGTAGAACTACCTCTTCTCTCCAATTCTGTCTACTTCTGGCATGTGTTTTGGGATTTTGATGTTAGGTACATATATAAGATGCACACACATTTATAACTGATATACTTTCTTGATGGGTTAAcccttaaaatgtttttattgaagtgtagttgatttccactattgtgttagtttcaggtatactgcaaagtgattcagttatatgtttatatctatatatattttcagattcttttccattatcagttcagttcagttcagtcactcagttgagtctgactctttgcgaccccatgatttgccgcacgccaggcctccctgcccattaccaactcccggagttcacttagactcacgtccatcgagtcagtgatgtcatccagccatctcatcctcggttgtccccttctcctcctgcccccaatccctcctagcatcagagtcttttccaatgactcaactcttctcatgaggtggccaaagtactggagtttcagctttagcatcattccttccaaagaaatcccagggctgatctccttcagaatggactggttggatctccttgccattataagttattacaaaatattatctTGTaatagtttcttgtgctatatagtaaatccttatttatctattttatatgtagtagtaagtatttgttaatcccatactcctaatttatccctctcccaccaTCTTTCCtctttggcaaccataaatttgttttctatatggattgacttttaaaaatatatagataaaatatcttcttttttaatctaACAATTTTTGTCATAAAGTATACTTTGATATTTGGAGAGCTACTCTAGTTTTTAATTATTACTGTTTGTATGGGATAGccttttctatctttttattATACTCACAACCAATTCAAATCTTTGAATCTAAAATGAATCTCTTACAGACAATATACCTCTGGATCATGTTTTTGAAAAAGTATCTATTCTTCCAGTCTCTCCTGTTAACTGTAGTTTAATCTGTTTGCATTTGATATAATTACTGATAAGGAAGGACTTCTGATATTTTGCTATTTGCCTTCTAAAATGTCTTATATCACTTCTTATTCCTCCATTActacttttttttgtatttcactgatttcttttttctttctttctttttgtagttTACCACTTTGATTTCctgcttatttctttttctgtatatttttaaagctattttcgTAGTGGTTGCTCTTGGAATTACAATTAACATGTTAATTTGTAACAGTATATTTTGGGTTAATACAAACTTAATTTCAACAATGTACAAAATCATCGCTCCTATATAGCTCCACCCCCTTTATGTTGTTACTGACACAAATTACACCTTCATACATTGTGTACCATGAAGACagatttatattgttttatatagTCATCTTTTAAATCCTATATTAAAAAAGAGGAATCACAAAATACAGTAACActgtcttttgtatttatttagtaTGTAGTTGGGCTTCCTGTAAAAAATCAGCCTGTAGTGCTGGAGCCCCAGGATacacaggttcgatcactgggtcggggaagatcccctggaggagggcatggcaatccactccagtattctcccctggagaatcccatagacagaggagcctagtgggctatagtccatagggtcgcaaagagtcagacacaactaaagcaacttagcacgcatgtagttacctttgaaagtgaaagcgttagtcgctcagttctcTCCAacgcaaccctatgggctgtaggttgccaggctcctctgtccatggaattctccaggcaagaatactggagtgggttgccattctcttttccaggggatcttcctgacccagggattgaacctgggtctccgacattgcaggctgattctttattgtctgagccaccagggaagcccatagttacCGTCAGCGTGTGCTTTGTTTTTTTGTGGATTCCAGTTTCCTTTTGGGGCTGCCTGCATAACTCCTTAGCATTTTCTGTAGGGAAAACACAGGTCGTGAGAGCATTTAGATTAAAATAAGAGAGACACCCTTGGTAAACAGGGTTGATCAGGTAAACATGACAGTGAACTTACAGGGCGAGTTCAGAAAAATTCATTGCTCAATCACAAGATTTTCTTGATGACagagattctgctgctgctgctgctgctgctgctaagtcgcttcagtcatgtctgactctgtgcaaccccatagatggcaccccaccaggttcctctgtccctgggattctccaggcaagaatactggagtgggttgccatttccttctccaatgcatgcatgcgttctaagtcacttcagttgtgtctgacactgtgcaaccctatggacagcagcccaccaggctcttctgtccacaggattctctaggcaaggatactggagtgggttgccatttccttctccagacagggATTCTAAGTTCGTCTATTCAGAATGCTGAGGGAAATGTGCCAACTGCGGGACCGACTGCATTAAAGGTCTGAAGTGTATCTAAGAACTATGGGAGAGGAAGGTGAGACAAAAGTAGAACTGCACccaccttggaaaagactctgatgctgggagggactgggggcaggaggagaaggggacgacagaggatgagatggctggatggcatcactgactcgatggacgtgagtctgagtgaactccgggagttggtgatggacagggaggcctggcgtgctgtgattcatggggtcgcaaagagtcaaacacaactgagcgactgaactgaactgaactgatgcagctcCAACCAGTTAGAGATTCATTCCACCATGGTGGGTATTGTCCTTCCGAAGTTCTAACAATAAAGCCTTCTAGAGGCTCACTGTGGTGCCCAGTGCAGCTTCTGGTCCGCTCACCCTGTAGAGTGGGCGCTTGCTGGGAGGCAGATCCCAGCAGGCCTTGCAGGTGGCTCAGCACGACTGTGACGTGTCTCGCCTGTGACGTGTCTTGCCGTCAACTGCCAAACTGAAGTTGGCGTCGTGAGGAAACCTGCTTTACTCTCTGTGAGGAAAACGGGAGCCTCTGAGAGAGGAAGGCCAAGGCTGGGCTAGGACTGAAGGAGGACTGACCCGGCAGGTGAAGGGCGGACTTGGTAGCAGCCGCAGCTTTGGCTGCCATGGCTGCCGGGAAGTGGTGTCTTCCTCAGTGAGGTGGTTGGTTGACTAGGCCTCGGCAGCCATGGCGGTGAACTTTGGGGACTACAGCAGTGGCTTTTGACACAACGATGTAATAAGTTTCATAAACAGTGAGGTCCTCATGAACGGAGGCGACCCTGATTTCTACATGGCCTTCCGCTCGCGACCCTGGAATGAGGTAGAGGATCGGCTGCGAGTTGTCATAGCTAACCCACAGGTGCCGCACGCCATCAAGAAGGGCCTGTGCCTGGAGCGCACTGGCCTTGAGCGTGCGTTTGGGCATGAGACAGCAGGAGCGGCAGGAGTGTCAGATCCGGTGGCTGCAGGAGCAGGTAGAGAAGCGCGAGGAGACTTCCTGGGCCCTGGCCTCCGAGCTGCAGTGTGTGCGTGAGGAGCGGGAGGAGATCGTTGCACAGTTGTGCTTCACCCGGGCCTCACTGCAGCAGGTGCTGAAGGAGTGTGATGTGCTTCGTGGGTGGCTGCTCCAGGTCCCCCCATTGGCCCAAGAGATGGGGCCTGGGCCTCAAGCCGAGCAATTTGGGGCAGTAGCACAGCCCATGAGCGTGGAGCAGCAGGTGGCTATGGGGTTGCATGGCAGGCCTTATTTTGAGGCAGCTGCTGTTTATGTGCCAGGACCACCAAGTCCCTGGTTCCAGGCCATGCAACCCCCTATGCCAATGCCGAGGCTGTATCCATTTCCATACCATGCACCATTACCCATGGGATCGGCATTCTTGCCACCTGTACCACCAGCAGAAGCAGAAGCTGCAGTAGTCCCATTTCAGATGCCTTCTCAGGGAATAAATCTACCTGGCCCACTGGTTGAAGTGGGCTTTCAAGAGAAGATGGCCCCCCCGGGCAACGAGAAGAGCTACAGCCAGGGAGAAGGTCATGAGATCCTGCAGGGTACAGTCCCTTTAGGGGATATCAGAAGTCTTAACCAAGAAGTTCAGGAGAGGTCACAGGAGATGGTCCCCCTTGGGGATAGCTGGAGCCACAGCCAAGAAGAAAGTCCAGAGAGACCCCAGGGGATGATCCCTCTGGGGACCAGTGGGAGCCAGAGCCAGGAAGAAGGTCAAGAGAGATCGCAGGAGATGGTACCCTTTGGGGATAGCTGGAGCCACAGCCAAGAAGAAGGTCCAGAGAGACTCCACGGGATGATCCCTCAGGGGACCAATGGGAGCCACAGCCAAGATGAAGGTCAAGAGAGGTCACAAGAGATGGTTCCTCTTGGGGATAGCTGGAGCCACAGCCAAGAAAAAGGTCCAGAGACACCCCAGGGGATGATCCCTCTGGGGATCAGTGGGAGCCACAGCCAGGAAGAAGGTCAAGAGAAGTCACAGGAAATGGTTCCCCTTGGAGGTGGCTGGAGCCTCAGCCAAGAAGAAGGTCCAAAGAGATCCCAGCGGATGATCCCTCTGGGGACCAGTGGGAGCCAGGAAGAAGGTCAAGAAAGGTCACAGGAGATGGTCCCCCTTGGGGATAGCTGGAGCCACAGCCAAGAAGGTCCAGAGACACCCCAGGGGATGATCCCTCAGGGGACCAATGGGAGCCAGAGCCAGGATGAAGGTCAAGCAAGGTCACAGGAGATGGTCCCCCTTGGGGATAGCTGGAGCCACAGCCAAGAAGAAGGTCCAGAGAGACTCCAGGGGATGATCCTTCAGGGGACCAATGGGAGCCACAACCAGGAAGAAGGTCAAGCAAGGTCACAGGAGATGGTCCCCCTTGGGGATAGCTGGAGCCACAGCCAAGAACAAGGTACAGAGAGACCCCAGCAGATGATCCCTCTGGGGACTAGTGGGAGCCACAGCGGGGAAGAAGTTCCCAGAAGATCCCAGGGGACTGTTCCCCTAGGGGACAACAGAAACCAGAATCAGGAGAGAGATCTAGAGAGATTCCAGAGGATTCTCCCTCGGAGTACAATAGAAGTCACAAGCAAGAAGATCCAGAGAGACCCCAGGGGACTGACCACCTGGGAGTCAGCAGAAGCCAGAGCCAGGAAGGAGGTCCAGAGAGGCCTCAGGCTACTGCCCAAGGGGACAGCTGGAGCCATGATGGGAGAGAAAACCCAAAGAAACAACAGCCTCAGGGGCAGAAGACCGAGAAACCAAAAGGGGAAAAAGCCTCAGAACTGTACCACAAGGAGAAGTCTGCCTCAGGTTGCAGTTCAGTGAATTGGAAGTGCTCATGGTGTTAAAGTGATAAAATTTCCATGGTGCAAGTCCTGCTATAAATTCAGGAAAGTCTGCAGGGCAGTTGAGAGTGGAGGCCCGGACTCAGGACAAACTCACTAATTTCAGGAAGGTAAGTGAGAATGGAAACACTCCAAAGAAAAACCAATTTCCTAAGAA
The genomic region above belongs to Ovis canadensis isolate MfBH-ARS-UI-01 breed Bighorn chromosome X, ARS-UI_OviCan_v2, whole genome shotgun sequence and contains:
- the LOC138930836 gene encoding testis-expressed protein 13D-like; this encodes MRQQERQECQIRWLQEQVEKREETSWALASELQCVREEREEIVAQLCFTRASLQQVLKECDVLRGWLLQVPPLAQEMGPGPQAEQFGAVAQPMSVEQQVAMGLHGRPYFEAAAVYVPGPPSPWFQAMQPPMPMPRLYPFPYHAPLPMGSAFLPPVPPAEAEAAVVPFQMPSQGINLPGPLVEVGFQEKMAPPGNEKSYSQGEGHEILQGTVPLGDIRSLNQEVQERSQEMVPLGDSWSHSQEESPERPQGMIPLGTSGSQSQEEGQERSQEMVPFGDSWSHSQEEGPERLHGMIPQGTNGSHSQDEGQERSQEMVPLGDSWSHSQEKGPETPQGMIPLGISGSHSQEEGQEKSQEMVPLGGGWSLSQEEGPKRSQRMIPLGTSGSQEEGQERSQEMVPLGDSWSHSQEGPETPQGMIPQGTNGSQSQDEGQARSQEMVPLGDSWSHSQEEGPERLQGMILQGTNGSHNQEEGQARSQEMVPLGDSWSHSQEQGTERPQQMIPLGTSGSHSGEEVPRRSQGTVPLGDNRNQNQERDLERFQRILPRSTIEVTSKKIQRDPRGLTTWESAEARARKEVQRGLRLLPKGTAGAMMGEKTQRNNSLRGRRPRNQKGKKPQNCTTRRSLPQVAVQ